The Sphingorhabdus sp. Alg231-15 genome has a segment encoding these proteins:
- a CDS encoding amino acid carrier protein, giving the protein MSTAPVSGFEAAIQPVTNVSDFIWGGSWNGEPVLAIAGQPIPPMVIILLGAGIYFMIGLRGYPLRRLFPALAGLFKKSESKGAGEISPFAALSTALSGQVGTGNLAGVATAITLGGPGAIFWMWVTALFGMALAFAEGSLAVRFREQAEDGTYRGGPMTYISIGLGPKWTWLAVLFCIGALFSALVTGNGIQANSLGDSANELFGVEEWIGGAIAAIAVFAVIIGGIKSIGKVAETIVPWMAGAYLIMAFVALMINLPYLPETFSRIFAGAFGYDAAAGGFLGAMIMIAIRAGVARGLFSNEAGQGSTPIAHAVAQTNDPAAQGRFAMMGTFIDTIVICTMTALVMLTVAGDFTVTDANGVKTAVEHAWQSDLNGFAMTSGAYGAAFPFELFSIPIGTLIVSVALILFVFTTLLTWSYYGERAITYLYDLLPGSSLSGEKKLHFVWRVLWCVVIFFGSFAPLQLVWRLGDISNAVMTLPNIVALLALSGVVFALAKGNRTAGTDHGRETPKELQEEVSGAAGH; this is encoded by the coding sequence GTGAGTACAGCGCCAGTTTCCGGGTTTGAAGCGGCTATTCAGCCAGTCACTAATGTATCGGACTTTATCTGGGGCGGGAGCTGGAACGGGGAACCCGTCCTTGCCATTGCTGGCCAGCCGATACCGCCGATGGTCATCATCTTGCTAGGGGCTGGTATCTATTTCATGATCGGTCTGCGTGGCTATCCATTGCGTCGCCTGTTCCCGGCCCTCGCTGGTCTTTTCAAGAAATCGGAGAGTAAGGGTGCAGGTGAGATATCACCATTTGCTGCGTTGTCTACCGCGCTTTCCGGGCAAGTTGGAACCGGTAATCTGGCGGGCGTTGCGACTGCCATTACGCTAGGCGGCCCCGGTGCCATATTCTGGATGTGGGTCACCGCCCTGTTCGGCATGGCGCTTGCCTTTGCCGAAGGATCACTGGCGGTACGTTTCCGCGAGCAGGCAGAGGATGGCACCTATCGCGGCGGGCCGATGACTTATATCAGCATCGGCCTTGGCCCCAAATGGACCTGGCTGGCGGTGCTTTTCTGCATTGGCGCTCTCTTTTCCGCCTTGGTTACTGGCAACGGCATTCAAGCCAATAGTCTGGGTGACAGCGCCAACGAGCTTTTTGGTGTTGAAGAGTGGATTGGCGGCGCTATTGCTGCGATCGCTGTCTTTGCCGTCATTATCGGGGGCATCAAATCCATCGGTAAAGTTGCTGAAACGATCGTCCCTTGGATGGCAGGCGCTTATCTGATCATGGCTTTTGTCGCCTTGATGATTAACCTGCCCTATCTTCCAGAAACCTTTTCCCGCATCTTTGCAGGCGCATTTGGTTATGACGCTGCCGCAGGTGGCTTCCTCGGTGCGATGATCATGATTGCCATTCGTGCTGGTGTGGCACGCGGACTGTTCTCCAACGAGGCAGGTCAGGGTTCCACCCCGATTGCCCATGCTGTGGCACAAACCAATGACCCGGCGGCTCAAGGCCGCTTTGCAATGATGGGTACGTTTATCGATACAATCGTCATTTGCACGATGACCGCATTGGTCATGCTAACCGTTGCGGGCGACTTTACCGTGACCGATGCCAATGGCGTCAAAACAGCGGTAGAACATGCTTGGCAGTCCGACCTCAATGGCTTTGCGATGACATCGGGTGCCTACGGAGCGGCCTTCCCGTTTGAACTGTTCAGCATTCCTATCGGGACATTGATCGTCTCTGTCGCGTTGATCCTATTCGTGTTCACCACCTTGCTCACTTGGAGCTATTATGGCGAGCGCGCGATCACTTATCTCTATGACCTGCTGCCCGGTTCGAGCCTTAGCGGCGAAAAGAAGCTGCACTTTGTCTGGCGCGTGCTTTGGTGCGTGGTGATCTTCTTCGGTTCTTTCGCACCGTTGCAACTTGTCTGGCGCCTGGGCGATATTTCGAATGCGGTAATGACGCTGCCAAATATCGTCGCCCTTCTGGCCCTATCCGGCGTGGTCTTTGCGCTGGCCAAAGGTAATCGCACGGCGGGCACCGATCATGGCCGTGAGACACCGAAAGAGCTGCAAGAGGAAGTTTCAGGAGCAGCGGGGCATTAA
- a CDS encoding glutamate--cysteine ligase, with protein MSTRQVSNSNDPVIEDVSQLIAPMQGGEKPKEQWRIGTEHEKFVYCTTDHHAPSYDEPGGIKDLLLALQEFGWKPVEENGKVIAMAGDDGTVSLEPAGQLELSGAPLENLHETCNETGRHLQQVKAIGEKTGKGFLGMGMWPDKTRAELPIMPKGRYGIMLNHMPTVGNLGLDMMLRTCTIQVNLDYASEADMAQKFRVGLALQPLATALFANSPFTENQPNGFESFRSHIWSDTDPHRTGMLPFVFEEGFGYERYAEYMLDVPMYFVFRDGKYINAAGLSFRDFLKGELSVLPGEKPTMDDWNDHLSTAFPEVRLKSFLEMRGADGGPWNRICALPAFWVGLLYDQTALDAAWDRVKGWSMEEREALRNAVPKQGLDAPLPNGGKLLDLAGEILDIASAGLTARGRLNTSGDNESGFLDPLREVVAKGKSPAAQLLDRYNGDWNGDLSHIYDEMSF; from the coding sequence ATGAGCACAAGACAAGTTTCAAACAGCAACGATCCTGTGATCGAGGATGTCAGCCAGCTTATCGCGCCCATGCAAGGCGGGGAAAAGCCGAAAGAACAATGGCGCATCGGCACCGAGCATGAAAAATTTGTTTATTGCACCACCGATCATCACGCTCCCAGCTATGACGAACCCGGCGGAATCAAGGATCTTCTCCTCGCGCTGCAGGAATTTGGCTGGAAGCCGGTGGAGGAAAACGGCAAAGTCATTGCCATGGCGGGTGATGATGGCACCGTCAGCTTAGAGCCAGCTGGGCAATTGGAACTTTCGGGCGCGCCGCTCGAAAATCTCCACGAGACCTGCAATGAAACCGGTCGCCATTTGCAGCAAGTGAAAGCGATTGGCGAGAAAACCGGCAAGGGTTTCCTCGGCATGGGCATGTGGCCGGACAAGACCCGCGCAGAGCTGCCGATCATGCCGAAGGGCCGCTATGGCATCATGCTCAATCACATGCCGACCGTTGGCAATCTTGGCCTCGACATGATGCTGCGCACCTGCACCATTCAGGTCAATCTCGACTATGCCAGCGAAGCGGACATGGCCCAGAAATTCCGTGTCGGTCTGGCGCTACAGCCTCTTGCCACCGCGCTGTTCGCCAATTCGCCCTTTACCGAAAATCAGCCCAATGGCTTTGAAAGCTTCCGCAGCCATATCTGGTCAGACACTGACCCGCATCGCACCGGCATGCTACCCTTCGTGTTTGAAGAGGGTTTTGGCTATGAACGCTATGCCGAATATATGCTCGACGTGCCGATGTATTTCGTTTTTCGCGACGGAAAATATATCAATGCGGCAGGCCTCAGTTTCCGGGATTTCCTGAAAGGCGAGCTATCAGTGCTGCCAGGCGAAAAACCCACCATGGACGACTGGAACGATCATCTTTCCACCGCTTTTCCAGAAGTACGGTTGAAAAGTTTCCTCGAAATGCGCGGTGCCGATGGCGGACCGTGGAACCGGATCTGCGCCCTGCCCGCTTTCTGGGTTGGCCTGCTCTATGATCAGACCGCCCTCGATGCCGCATGGGATCGAGTGAAGGGCTGGAGCATGGAAGAGCGTGAAGCGCTGCGCAACGCGGTACCGAAACAAGGGCTGGATGCACCACTGCCAAATGGCGGCAAATTACTCGATCTGGCTGGCGAAATTCTCGATATCGCCTCCGCTGGCCTGACCGCTCGCGGCCGCCTCAACACGAGCGGCGATAACGAAAGCGGCTTTCTCGATCCCCTGCGCGAAGTCGTTGCAAAGGGTAAATCGCCAGCGGCTCAGCTGCTTGATCGCTATAACGGTGACTGGAATGGCGATTTATCCCACATCTATGATGAAATGAGCTTTTGA
- a CDS encoding VTT domain-containing protein has protein sequence MLKKLYDWMLEKAGHPQATKWLAGISFAESSFFPIPPDVMLAPMCLAKPKRAYWYAFICTVSSVLGALLGYAIGFFLFETIGIAILDFYGLADKFDVFAENFNEQGWIVVLLAGFTPLPFKVITIAAGSTAMPLYVLIFAAIIARSARFFLVAVLLAKFGAPMKDWIDKNFALATTLGGILFVGGFVAVKWLL, from the coding sequence ATGCTCAAAAAACTATATGACTGGATGCTCGAAAAAGCCGGCCATCCACAAGCGACAAAATGGCTTGCAGGAATCAGCTTTGCAGAGTCGAGTTTCTTTCCAATTCCGCCCGATGTCATGCTCGCGCCCATGTGCTTGGCGAAACCGAAACGCGCCTATTGGTATGCGTTTATCTGTACGGTTTCATCAGTGCTCGGCGCGCTGCTGGGCTATGCTATCGGTTTCTTCCTGTTTGAAACCATTGGTATTGCGATACTCGATTTCTATGGACTGGCCGACAAATTCGATGTGTTTGCAGAGAATTTTAACGAGCAAGGCTGGATCGTTGTCCTGCTCGCCGGGTTCACGCCGCTTCCCTTCAAGGTGATCACTATAGCCGCTGGTAGCACCGCCATGCCGCTTTATGTCCTGATCTTTGCTGCGATTATTGCGCGTTCAGCACGGTTCTTTCTCGTCGCGGTTCTTCTCGCCAAGTTCGGCGCGCCCATGAAAGACTGGATCGACAAGAACTTCGCGCTGGCCACCACGCTCGGCGGCATATTATTCGTCGGCGGCTTTGTTGCGGTGAAGTGGTTGCTGTGA
- a CDS encoding DUF2855 family protein, translating to MSDQTSSLWVKKADLPKSEWHAGPAPTLGEGQILLEIEKYALTANNITYAAVGDGFGYWNFFPTGDEDWGIVPVWGFAKVVASQNADIAVGERVYGYLPMASHLVVSPGNVTDAGFVDHAEHRQGLAIIYNQYHRLGTDEGQMEEERALYQPLFTTSFLIEDMMRKSDWFGAEAVLLTSASSKTALGLAMVAKNLSPNIKRIGLTSAGNKAFVEETGLYDEVLSYDDLPNADASQNIVSVDFAGNSALLSAIHGHWDSNLKFSSMVGATHFEERKGTGELKGPEPVLFFAPTAAETLMKEVGPATFRAKVDEQFAAFVAGVANHLSVEHLSGQDALQSAYLEMLANQVAPNRGLICVLG from the coding sequence ATGAGTGACCAGACAAGCAGCCTTTGGGTGAAAAAGGCGGATCTTCCAAAAAGCGAATGGCATGCCGGACCTGCCCCAACGCTTGGCGAGGGTCAGATTTTGCTCGAGATCGAGAAATATGCGCTGACAGCGAACAACATCACTTATGCTGCGGTGGGTGATGGCTTTGGGTACTGGAACTTTTTTCCGACCGGTGATGAAGACTGGGGTATTGTGCCGGTCTGGGGCTTTGCCAAAGTGGTCGCTTCGCAAAATGCCGACATTGCGGTTGGCGAGCGGGTTTATGGCTATCTGCCCATGGCCAGCCATCTTGTGGTGTCGCCAGGCAATGTGACCGACGCGGGATTTGTTGATCATGCCGAACATCGGCAGGGCCTCGCGATCATTTATAATCAATATCACCGTCTCGGCACGGATGAAGGACAGATGGAAGAGGAGCGCGCGCTTTACCAACCTTTGTTCACGACCAGCTTCCTGATCGAAGATATGATGCGCAAGTCCGATTGGTTTGGTGCCGAAGCCGTGCTGCTCACCAGCGCATCATCCAAAACAGCCCTGGGACTGGCGATGGTTGCCAAAAATCTGAGTCCCAATATCAAACGTATTGGCCTGACTTCTGCAGGTAACAAGGCGTTTGTTGAGGAAACCGGGCTTTATGATGAAGTGCTAAGCTACGATGATCTGCCAAACGCGGATGCATCGCAAAACATTGTGTCGGTCGACTTTGCTGGCAACAGCGCGCTGCTCTCTGCGATCCATGGCCATTGGGACAGTAATCTGAAATTCAGTTCCATGGTCGGCGCCACCCATTTTGAGGAGCGTAAGGGTACTGGCGAGCTGAAGGGGCCTGAGCCTGTGCTGTTCTTTGCCCCGACCGCCGCTGAAACGTTGATGAAAGAAGTCGGACCCGCGACCTTCCGAGCCAAGGTCGACGAGCAATTTGCCGCCTTTGTTGCCGGGGTTGCTAACCATCTGTCGGTTGAACATCTCTCCGGACAGGATGCTTTGCAAAGTGCTTATCTTGAGATGCTGGCGAACCAGGTCGCGCCCAATCGCGGGTTGATCTGTGTGCTGGGTTGA